A segment of the Vagococcus hydrophili genome:
TTATACGAAGATAATCGTGACAATGTGGCGAAGTTAAGCAATGAAGTACTAGAAATGGTCGACGGAGTTCGTGTGATGCGAGCTTACGGGAAAAAAGAGTTGGAGCAAGAAAGATTCCAAAAAAGAACCTCAGAAGTATTACAAAAAGCCAATAATTTAGTCGTTTATAACGGGGCAATTGGTCAAGTGGCAAAGTTCTTAATTGGTTTAAGTACAGCGGTTGGTTTAGCTTTCAGTGGTTACTTAATCAATCAAGGGCAAATGACGATTGGACAATTGATTACTTTCCAAATTTATTTGGGAATGCTAAGTGGTGCTGTTTGGGGATTATCTGATATTGTTTTGGTGTACCAACAAGGAACCGTATCTTTTAGAAAAATTGATGAGTTACTAACCGCAGATGATAGTTTAGAAAAAGTGGGTCAAGACGAGATCAATAAAATTGACCAAATTGAGTTTAAAGATTATGTGTTCCAATATCCTACAGGAGAAACAACAACCTTAAAGAAAATTGATTTTGAATTAAATCGTGGCGAAACTTTAGGAATAGTTGGTAAAACGGGTAGTGGTAAAACGACACTTGTGCGTCAATTACTCCGTCAGTATCCGATTAGTGAAACGGGAGCTATTCGAATTAATGGTCGTTTGATTCAAGACTACAGTATTCGAGACTTAGAAGGTTTAATCGGGTATGTTCCTCAAGAGCACATCTTGTTCTCTAAAACAGTGGGACACAATATTCGTTTTGGTAATCGACAAGCAGATGACACAGCTGTGAATGCAGCGATTGATTCAGCTGACTTTACAAAAGACGTGGCAAGAATGTCAGAAGGTTTGGAAACCTTAATTGGTGAAAAAGGGGTGTCGATTTCTGGTGGTCAAAAGCAACGGGTATCGATTGCCAGAGCCTTAATTAGAGAACCTGAATTACTAATTTTAGATGACAGTTTATCAGCAGTAGATGCGAAAACAGAAAGTGCAATTATCGAAAACATCCGTCAAGTCAGACAAGATAAGACGAATGTGATTGTCACACACCGTTTATCAGCAGTGGCTCAAGCAGACAAAGTATTAGTGATTGAAGATGGACAAATTATCGAAGCAGGTACCCCTCAAGAATTACTAGATTCTAAAGGCTGGTACTATGAACAATACATGACACAACAAATGGAGGTGGAAGAAAATGAAACTATTTAATCGAACCCTTAGTTATTATAAATACGAATGGAAATTCTATACATTAGGAATATTCCTCTCACTTTTATCAGCAGGGACTTCAATTTATGCGCCGATGATCGGTAAGCAAATGATTGATTATATCTCAGAGCAAGTGAGTAATCATCAAACAATTGAATTTGGTTGGATTATGCAAAAATTTGGCTTTTTCATGTTAGTGATTTTATTTAGTAGCTTATGTGGTTATGCTAGTTACTTATTGTTAGCCTATGCGTCTAACCGAGTAAGTAAAAAATTACGTGACGAAGCATTTAACCACATGCAGAAATTACCAGTTTCTTATTTTGATGATAAACCAGCAGGGAAAATCTCAGCTCGAATCGTTAATGATGTGGAGCTTTTAAGAACTAATTTTTACATGAACTTTAGTAATGCAGTCATTATTGATATTTTAACTGTGGGCTCAATTTATGTGGCATTATTTATTGTGACACCTAAAATTGGCACAGCCTTATTACTACTTTTCCCATTCTTTGCAATTTGGCAATGGATTTATGTGAAACTTGCGACACCGATCAATAAAAAATGGCGTGAATCAGTCAGTGATTTAAACAGTCATACAGCAGAAATCGTTCAAGGGGTTTCTATCGTTCAGCTCTATCATCAACAAGATAGCATGCTAGAAGAATTTGAAGAAACCAATCAAACCTGGTTAAACACAAGAATTAAATCGATTCGCTTAGACGGAACCTTATCTTGGGATTTCTCAGCCTTGATTAAAAACTTGGTAATGTTTGGTGTGCTGTTGTTTATCGGAACACAGTTCGTTGACGGGGTGCTAGGCTTTTCAATCGGAACGATTTATGTGATTATTAATTATATTTCTCGTTTATTTGATCCGATTTTGGAACTTGTTCGAATGATGTCAACCCTGCAACAAGCTCTTTCTGGTGGTCGCCGTGTGTTTGAATTATTGGACGAACCAATCGAAGCAGACAGCACAGAACCGCTTAACTTTACAGAAGGGCATGTGGTATTTGACCATGTGACTTTTGGATATGATCCTGAAAAAGCTGTCTTGAAAGAAATTAATTTTTCAGCAGATAAAGGGGAAACAATTGGTTTAGTTGGGCATACCGGTTCAGGAAAAAGCTCGATTATCAACTTACTGTTTCGTTTTTACGATCCGCAAAAGGGGGCAGTCTTAATTGACGGACAACCTTTAGTGGAGAAAAATCGCGAAAGTATTAGATCTCATATGGGCATTGTTTTACAGGAACCTTACTTGTTTAGCGGAACGATCGCAACTAATATTAGTATGAATGATCCAAAGATTACAGATGAGATGATTCTAGATGCCCTTGAAAAAGTGGGGGGAAAAGATATTATTGCAAAACTCCCACTAGGTATTCATGAACCAGTCGTTGAAAAAGGTCAGGCATTCTCATCAGGCGAGCGTCAATTGATTGCCTTTGCGAGAACACTAGCTAGTGATCCGAAGATTTTAATTTTAGATGAAGCAACGTCTCACATTGATACGGAAACTGAAGAAATTATTCAACATGCTATGGAAGTGGTGAAAGAAGGGCGAACAACATTTATCGTGGCCCACCGTTTATCAACGATTCAAAACGCGAATCAAATCCTAGTTTTAGATAATGGCGAAATCAAAGAACAAGGAACCCATGAAAGTTTACTTGCTTTGGATCGTTATTATGCAGAGATGTATCATTTACAGGCAAAAGGCGCTGCGAGTTAATAGAAAACCTTTTTTACTTACTCTTTAAATGGAGTAGTAAAAAAGTTTTTTTATTTAGAATTACCTAGTAACTAATTTTAGTTATGTATATAATGAAGATAATTCAGTAAATAAGGAGTGTTAAAGTATGTTTGATGAACTAAATAAAATATTATTGGAAGATAGTTCAGAAAACTCTTGGTATGATGAGGGATGTATTTATGCTGAGGAGTTATTGGGAAAATTTACAGATAATGATTGGAAAAAATTGATAACTACTCTAAAAAGTAAAAATAATAAATACAAAATTAGGTTGGCATATTGTATAGACGAAGACACAAGCATGAATGGATTTAATTTATTATTAGGATTACTTGATGAAGATGACGAAGTAGCTGAATGTGTGATAGATTCATTGCGATCATTCGATAAAGAACCTTATAAAAAATTGATTATTTCTGATACAACAATAACTGATAAAGCAGAAAGCTTATTAAAAAATGCGAGTTTACCAGTGAAAAGAGTCTTAGAAGTTTTTTTAAAACAAAATAAATAATAAAATCACTCTAACGATTGGCGTGAACCAAGAAGATAGAGACTTGATTGGTAAGTTGATGATTGTTGTAACAAAAGATTTAATATACATCAGGTGAAATATGCAGGGATTAAAAATGGTAAAATAGAATAAATGAAACTATCAGAACTATCTTCATATGAAGATTATGCTCCTGAATCTTGAGATTCTACATACAAATATTTTGTGTTTGTAAAAATATTGCTTGAGTTAAATTGGCAATAATTTACTTGATGACTAGCTTAGAAAGGAATATTTAAAAATGAAAAAAACTATTTCAATCATGACAGAAGAATTTGAAAATGAGCAAACTGGAGAAAAAGTTGAAGGTATTACGATTATGGTAGATGGTATGCTAAAAGAATTTGTGAATATTGTTAAGTCAAAAGATTCTAACTACCAAACAACTGTTGATGTTATACAAGATGCACTGATGAAAGGTTTAGAGGATATTAAGGAGAATATCAATAAATAGGTGATAGAAAAAGGGACTATAACTTTTAATTCTATCGAAATTTATGGCGTTTTTAGAGAAGATTTTGAAAACTCAGGTGTTCCTGATGTAGTCTGGGTTACGTTAAATGAACGAGAATTAGTGAATATTCCAACACATTTAGTTGTTTTATATAATACTGGAATGGGAGAAATGTATTGTTTAAATTATAAAGACTTAAATAACAATAATGAACCCAAAATAACATCATACTACCCAGGTTTTTCAGAGAATACTCAAACTAAATTATTTTAATCAACCCCATATAAATAAGCCTTTGAGGATACTATGAACAGTTCCTCAAAGGCTTATTTTTCTATGTTCTTGGTCTTGGATCAGTAAAGTAAAGCATCTCTTCTTTATATTTAATCAATGCCTTATCCCAAACCGCAGGGGAATTCATCACACAAGAAAGGCCATTTAAAACATTCCCTACTTTGTAATCAATCCCCTCATCTAAAATATCTAACACACGATCATAACGTTGTTCAAAGCCATTAAAATCATGGCGTAAGACATTCATTGTCAAGGTTTCCCCGTCTTCTTTAACAATCCTATAAGGATAATTTTCAGTAAATAAATACTCAGGTAATACTTTTTCTTCCACGCCGTGCATGCTGGTATTTCTAGCAAATGGTGCCCCTAACATGACAATCTTTCCGCCACGACGATAGACTTCACTTAAAGGTGAATTAACCCCAACAGGTGTGTGATCTTTGTAGTGATTTTCAGTAAATTTCTTCGCATCTTTTCCCCATGCAGCTAGGCTATGAGTTGGGTGTAAACTACGATAAACATTGTCAGATAAACGCATGGTTTCAGGAATAATCCCAATACAAACAGGTGTATTCACCACATCAAACGTCGGATTTTCAGGTAAGACATTTTTATAACTAAAGGTTGGAATAATTAGTGTTCCTTCTGAAACTGTTTCTTTCAGTGCTTCAATGACAGCTTTTGGTCCACCTTCAATTTGGTCGTCACCACGCAATGCATTGTAAGAAGAATGAACAACGATAATATCATCCTTTTCTACCCCTAAATTTCTTAAATCAGTGATAATTTGTTTTGGATCTAACATAAAATTCCTCCTATAATTAATTGATTTATTTTTGATAGAGAAAAACGAACTTATTTTCAGTTGAATACTCATTAGAATAAAGGTAATCAGGGTGATTAAACTGCTTAATACTGTCTAGTGTGGTAATGTTGTTTTCAGCTAAAAAGCGAACCATTTCACCACGAGCCATTTTAGCCAAGGTGGCTTTAACTTTTAATTTGTTATCGATGATTTGTGCAAAAACAATCTCAATCATTGGTTGGTTTTCATTAAGAAAAGGTGTGATTGTTTTGGAATATTCTTTTGAGGCTAAATTAATAATCGGTTCATTGTTATCAGATAGAACTCCATAAAGAGACGTTCCCCAAAATTGATAGAGATTTTTAAACCCATCAACAGCAAGTGGAGCTTGCATTTCTAAACGATAAGGAATAATCCCGTCAAAAGGTCGTAAAACACCATAAAAGCCAGATAATATGCGCAGGTTTTCTTGTAAATAATGAAGGGCTTCTTCTGTGAGTAAGTCAGGTGCCATGTATTGATACTGTAACCCTTTGTAACTCATGATGGCAGGCACGGTATGTTTAGCTAAATCAGCTTGTTCTATGCGCTCAAAGTTTTCCTGAGCTAGCTTATCGTTACATTTCCAAAGTGACTTAGCTTCTTCATAAGATAATTTTTTCAATTCAGTTAGTATTTTTTTTGTTTTATCTAAAAATTGAGGCTGACTTTCTGGAAAAAAGAAGTCTTGCTCGGAACTCATTTGTTTAGTTGGAGAAATAATGATTTTCATAATAAACCGCCTTTATTGTTATCATGCTTATTCTAACGTAATCAATGATGAAAAGAAAGAAAAGCTCATCTAGTCGTAATAATTATAAAAAAATAACATTAATTGTATTTTGATTGATTTTGTTCGGTTTTACATTGATATTTTAAATTATACTTGTTATGATAACCAAGTAAGAAAACCATATAGTTCTAGTAATACGGTCTAGAAGTCTCTACAAGTTACCCGTAAAGTAACTTACTATGGCAAAGGTCAAGTTATGTCCTTCTGCCGTGACAGGTGGTTTTTCACTTTTAAAAAGGGGAGAAGGACAAATGAAAGAAAGAATGGATCAATTTTTCGGAATTACCGAATCAGGGTCTACGTTTAAACGAGAAGTAACAGGAGGATTTACAGCATTTTTAGCCATGTCATACGTGATTTTTGTGAATCCAATTATTTTAGGACAAGCAGGAATGCCAAAAGATGCCGTCTTTATGTCAACGATTATCTCATCAGCCATTGCCATGTTAATTATGGGATTATGGGCGAGATTTCCACTAGGGTTAGCACCGTGTATGTCGATGAATGCTTTTTTTGCGTATTCAGTTGTTTTACAAATGGGAAAAACGTGGCAAGAAGCTTTAGCGAGTGTGTTAGTGGCTTCGGTATTATTCTTGATTCTAGCTTTTTCAGGCGCTAGATCAAAAATTATTAAAGCAATTCCTATGACAGTGAAACAAGCGGGGACAGTAGGATTAGGAATTTTTATCGCTTTTGTTAGTTTTAAAAATTCAGGAATTATCGTGCCGGACGAAGGAATGTTTATTAAATTTGGTGGTTTTGATAATCCTAATGTAATTATTGCCTTCTTTGGAATTATTACGGCAGCTTTTTTCTTAGTTCGTAAAAATCAATATGCGGTCTTTTTAGGAATGATTGGAGCAGCAGTTTGTGGGCTGTTTATCCGTTTAGGCGCTTCGATGAACTGGTTCCATTTAAGTGAGAGCGTGGTAGCGACTCTACCTCAATTACCAAAAGGTTCACCAATTGTGGTGCCAACAGTGCCAATGGAGTCGATGCTAAATGAGACATTTTTAGTAGCTATTAAAAATCTAGATAAGATGTTATCACTTGATTCTGTAGTTGTAATTCTAACATTTTTATTTTTAGATTTCTTTGGAACAGCAACAACTCTTTCAGCAGCGGCAACCCAAGTATCTGATATTAAACGAGAAAATTTTGAAGACAACAAACGTATTTATAGTGCCGATGCTTTAGGTACATTCTTTGGTTCATTATTTGGAACGTCTAGTTTATCGACTTACATTGAATCAGTATCAGGTATTATTGCCGGTGCTAGAACAGGCTTAATGAGTGTGGTAGTCGCAGGACTTTTCTTATTATCAGCCTTTTTCTATCCAGTCTTGTCCTTAGTGACACCAGCAGTGACAACACCAGCTATGGTGGTCATTGGAATTTTCATGATGCAAAATATTACAAGTATTAAATGGGATGGCGGCTTTGAAGAAATCATTCCAGCTTTCTTGACCATTGTGATGATGCCACTAACAGGTTCGATTGCTTTAGGATTAGTATTAGGTTTCTTAGCCTATGAAATCTGCATGATCTTTGCAGGTCGAGTAAAAGAAATCCCAACAGTCATGCACGTGATCACGATTATCTCAATAGCCTATTTATTTACAGTATAGGGTGTATAAAAAATCGTTTTGCTCAGAGTAACTGGAAGACATGAAAAATAATTCGTGCTTTTTGAATTGATTTTCGTGTCTGAAGTTGTCGTGAGAGCTGCCTTTTGAACCCTAACTGAACAAGCGTAAAACAGGAGGAGACTTTTTAAAGTCTACCTCCTGTTTTTTTTATAATGCTTGGATAATTTCCAAAAAATTCAGTAAATACAGAACAAAAATTGAGACGTTTCCTAAAGTTGATAGAACGATAATACCAAATCTTAATGTCCAGATTCGGTAACCGCCACCATCGTAACTACGCGTTGTTCGTTTGCCTTTATAAGAAAAAATCGCGATTAAAGTAATTAGTAGTAAAATACCTTGAACAATCATTGCAGGAAAAATAGAAACAGTTCCCTGATAAACTAAAGAGTAGAGGTACAACGAACTACTGCCTGTTAAAATAGCTAATACAATCATTTTTTTAGTGACTCCTTTTTTCTTTTTATTATCATAGCACATAAAAGAAACTAACGGTCTAACAGTTTTGCAAGGTATCTACATACGACAAATTTTTAAATTTACGCCAAATCTGGCGCAAATTTAAAAATTTGTCGTATATCAAAAGGAAACAAATCCAGAAATTCTTTTTCTTATAACACCCAATTTCGTAGAGATTTATTGTACAATTAAGTTAAAAGAAAATGAATTCATTGAAGAGGTAATGTATGAAAAAAAACGTCACTATTTCTGATGTTGCTAAACAAGCAGAAGTCTCAAAAACAACTATTTCAAGATATTTAAATGGTCGGTTTGGTAATATGTCTGCTGAAACGAAGGATCGAATAGAGCAAGTTATTTCTGATTTAAATTATCGCCCGAATCGCCAAGCACAGGCGCTAAAATCTAAAAGAAGCTATTTGATAGGTGTGATTGTATCAGATATTTCAAACATGTACTCATCACTCCTTTTAAAAGGAATCGGTGAAGTTTTAGGAGACGCGGGGTATCAAATGATTATTATGGATGCTGCTAACTCCATCGAAAAAGAGCAAGATTTATTGCATAAATTGATTGATCAAAGTGTAGAGGGCATAATTTTACAACCTTCATCAAGAGAAGCTAGTCATTATCAATTTATTAAAGATGAAAATATTCCATTGTTACTTGTAGATAGAGGTATTGAACCATTAATATTCCCGTTAGTAACAACCGATAATGAAGATGCAACAAAAAAAATGCTAACTCTTATTTTAGAAAAAAAATATGAACGAATTGTAGTTATTAGTGAACCCTTAGCTGATATCGTGACAAGAGAAATTAGGTACCAATCGATTAAAGAAACAGTGAAACGCAGAAAATGTTTACTTAATTTAGTGGAAGTGACCAAAGAAACTAATTTGAAGAATGAGATAAAAAAATCTTTAAGTTATAGTGAAAAAACTGTCATTTTTGCTTCTAACGGTAAAATGTTAATGGAGATTTTAACTATATTAATTACTGAGGGGATTGAGATACCTGAAAAAATTGGTGTGACAGGATTTGATGATTGGAATCTTTCGGCACTTGTTGGACCAGGCATCACAAGTATCGAACAACAAACACAGAAAATTGGAAATGTTTCAGGGAAGCAGATGTTGGCGTATTTAGAAGATGAAGAGAAAAAAGATGAAACAAGGATTGTAACAGCTGATATTATGAATCGCAACTCATTATAGAAATGTTATTTAATAAAAAACAAAAAGTAAGTTCTTATTTAGGAAATCGGTTTCCAAATAAGGGCTTATTTTTTTTGATGTTTTTTAAAAAGAAAACGCTTGCTTTATTTAGTTAACCGGTTTACTATTTGTTTATAGAAACCGGTTAACTAATTGAGAGGACAATGAAAAATGAAAAAAATCGTATTAAATTTGTTAGTGTTTAATCAACAATTTACTGAGGGCGAAATGCAAAAAGAACTCGTTATAAAGGGAATTGGATTAGGTTTTAATCAAATAGAAGTCAGAAGAGAGTACTTTAGAGATATTAAAAGTGAGTTGTTAGAAATTAATCAACTTGTTAAAAATCATAACCTTGAGTTATTTTATAGTGTTCCTGAAGAAGTTTTTGTAGAAGGTAACATTAATCCAAAATTGACAGAATATCTATTAGAGGCTAAAGAAATGGGTGCTCGTCATATCAAGTGGAATATCGGTGATTTTAAAAATTTTACAGGAGATTTGAATGAATTAGAAAAATTAACAGGCATGGGAATCAACGTAACTATCGAAAATGATCAGACTGAAATCTCAGGAAAAATTCAATCTATTCAAGAATTTATGAAAGCGGTAACGAATAAGAAGTTAGACATTGGTTATGTTTACGATCTAGGTAATTGGCGTTTTGTCGAGGAAGATGAGAGGAAAGCCGCTCAAAAATTAAAAGAGTATGTGACGTATATTCACGTTAAGGATGTCGATATGACAACGGGTAAACCAGTTGTAGCAGGGTTAGATCAGGGAGAAATCAATTGGCGAGATATTCTGGAAGTATTACCAACGAATGTGCCAGTGGCTATCGAATATCCGACAACAAAGGATGAAGAAATAAAAAGAGCGAAAAAACTACTAGAGGAAGTGTAACCATGGAAAATCAAACAAAAATCGACCCAGAAAAATTTGCTTATCATTTTGTAGATACGATTAAACGTCCGAATATGGGCACAGAAGAAATGGAAAAAGCAGCCAAAGAATCATTAGCTGCTTACTTAACAGCTTACTATATCGCCCAACGATTTAATAACTTAGAAAATACATTCTTTAAAGAAGAACAGCACCATGAAGTATCAACATATCAAAAAATATTAAGTGAACTCAATCAATATTAATTAGGGGAGGTTTTATTGTGGCAAGTGCAGTAACAGGAATACTACTAATTATCACATTTATCATCTTTATTATTTATGCCATGAAGGGTGGCAATTTAACTGTTGGATTTTTCGTCATGGCAGTTTTATGGACAATTATCGGTATGGTTCCTTTTAATCAAGCGATTAAAGAAATTTTTACTGAACCTGTTTTAAATTACGGAAAAACAGCGTCCTATATTATTTTTGGTTCATGGTTTGGTCGAGTGTTAGTGGATACAGGAATTGCAGGAAGCATTAGTCGTCGAACTGAAAAAGTGGGTAAGAAAAGTCCAGTTATTGCGACAATTCTTATTGCATTAGTGATTGCGCTAATTTTTACCAGTTCTTATGGTGTGGGATCTGCCATTGCAGTAGGTGTGATACTGCTTCCAATTATGTTTTCCATGGGAGTTCCTAAACATATTGCTGTAACCGTTTTTACGATGTCAATTGGTGCGGCGATGTATGTCAATAATGTGTTGTTTGTTCAATTTCAAGTGTTCTTTCCTAAAGTTGAATGGGGGAGCCACTACCAACGATTTGGCTTTGTAGCTATGGGAATTCAAATGGCTATCGTTATTCTATTTATTTTATTTAATGCTAAAAAAATTAAGAATGGTGAGCCGATTATTGTAACAGCTGAAGATGGAGAGGAACAAGTTGAGGTTTCTAAATGGACATATATCTTGCCTGTTTTGCCAGTTCTTTTAAGTATTTTTGCTAAGTGGGATGCGATACCAGCTTTATTGATTTCAATCATTATAGCATTTTTAACTACTGGAAACATGAAAAGCTATACAAGATTTGTGACGAAGATGAATGAAACCGCTAAACATGCGATTAGTGATATTGCGGGTCTGCTTATTATGTTATTTGTTTTAACCATGTTTCAATCAGCAGCCATTCATGCCATGTCAGGTTTTACAGATGTGTTTCAAGCGATTTTACCAAGTAGCAAATTGGTGTTAGTCATTATTGTGGCAATAGTAGCCCCGCTTTCTTATTTTAGAGGTCCGTTAATGCTTTACGGAGCAGGTGCTGCGACGGCTGCTATCTTTGTTGGAACCGGTATGTTTGATCAGTACTTCTTATATGGTTTGTTAGTCGTTCCTTCTATGATGGGAGTGTCAGCATGTATTACTCAATCGTGGAATTTATGGTCTGTTCAATATGCAGAACTTGATACGAAAACTTTTCTTTTAACAGGCTTACCTTGGGCATGGGTAGCGACTGTCTTGAATTTATTTGCCGCTTATTTTTTACTATAACAATTAATGGAGGAATGAATCATGAGTGAATTTTTAACAATCGGAGAACCAATCGCCCTTTTTGGGTCAGAGGAAGTTGACAAGAGCTTGAAGGACGCTAAATATTTTCAGAAATTTTTAGCAGGAGCGGAAGTTAATGTGGCTGTCGGTGTTTCAAGATATGGTCACAGTACGGAATATATTACAGCGTTAGGAAAAGATCCTTTTGGTGATTTTATTAAAGATCAATTAGTGGAAAATAATATCGGAACAAATTATATCTCTGAGTCAGACGAGTATTGGACGGCTTTTCAATTAAAAGATCGTGTGAGTCATGGAGACCCAAGTATTCATTATTTCAGAAAAGGTTCGGCTGCTGCTCATTTCAAGAAAGAAAATTTAGACCATATTGATTTTTCAGAAGTCAAAATGGCTCATTTATCAGGCATTTTTCCAGCTATATCAAGTGAAGCTTTAGAAAGCTTTAGATACTTTGTTGAACTATTAGAAAAAAATAACATTAAAACAACTTTCGACCCAAATTTACGTCCTCAGTTATGGGAAAGTAAGGAAGTGATGGTTGAAACAATTAATGAATTAGCTTCTCATGCTAACATTATTCTTCCAGGTATTAACGAAGGTGACATTTTAGTTGGCAGTAGAGATCCTGAAGTGATTGCTGATTTTTATCTGACAAATGGTAATCAAACAGAAGCGGTTATTGTTAAATTAGGAGCAGAAGGAGCGTTTGTTAAAGAAAGAAATGGAAATAGTTTTGTTGTTAAAGGGTTTAAAGTGTCAGAAGTAGTTGATACTGTTGGAGCAGGAGATGGTTTTGCGGCTGGGGTAATTAGCGCTTTAATGGAAGGTTTAAGTATAAAAGAAGCAGTTATCAGAGGAAATGCGACAGGAGCATT
Coding sequences within it:
- a CDS encoding gluconate:proton symporter, whose translation is MASAVTGILLIITFIIFIIYAMKGGNLTVGFFVMAVLWTIIGMVPFNQAIKEIFTEPVLNYGKTASYIIFGSWFGRVLVDTGIAGSISRRTEKVGKKSPVIATILIALVIALIFTSSYGVGSAIAVGVILLPIMFSMGVPKHIAVTVFTMSIGAAMYVNNVLFVQFQVFFPKVEWGSHYQRFGFVAMGIQMAIVILFILFNAKKIKNGEPIIVTAEDGEEQVEVSKWTYILPVLPVLLSIFAKWDAIPALLISIIIAFLTTGNMKSYTRFVTKMNETAKHAISDIAGLLIMLFVLTMFQSAAIHAMSGFTDVFQAILPSSKLVLVIIVAIVAPLSYFRGPLMLYGAGAATAAIFVGTGMFDQYFLYGLLVVPSMMGVSACITQSWNLWSVQYAELDTKTFLLTGLPWAWVATVLNLFAAYFLL
- a CDS encoding sugar kinase, translated to MSEFLTIGEPIALFGSEEVDKSLKDAKYFQKFLAGAEVNVAVGVSRYGHSTEYITALGKDPFGDFIKDQLVENNIGTNYISESDEYWTAFQLKDRVSHGDPSIHYFRKGSAAAHFKKENLDHIDFSEVKMAHLSGIFPAISSEALESFRYFVELLEKNNIKTTFDPNLRPQLWESKEVMVETINELASHANIILPGINEGDILVGSRDPEVIADFYLTNGNQTEAVIVKLGAEGAFVKERNGNSFVVKGFKVSEVVDTVGAGDGFAAGVISALMEGLSIKEAVIRGNATGAFAVQTPGDNDGYPTPKMLEKFLAEEKVF